The Dyadobacter sandarakinus DNA window TCAGCGGAGCTTTTTCGGAAATTATTGAACAATATGCCCAGCGGTGAAGCATTGCTGAGGTAGTAATCGTCGTGGCTCGCCTCGGTCAGGCTCTTCAAGGTTTGTTCATCCACATTGGTAGCCTCGGGTACCAGCAGGAATGCGCTTCCCCAGCCGGTTCCGTCGAGACCATAGTGCTCCCGCAGAAACTGATCTTCATACACATTTCCAATACCCCCCTGTACCGTAATGCGGATTGCAGGCGTGTCCGTCACGACCCTGCCGCGGGCTGCCAGGGCAGTTTTCCACATGCCGAACAGCTCGGTGGTAAGTGCCTCGCGGTTCCGCCTGAACTCTTCCAGTACGGGTCCGAGCAGTAATCCCTCGGTTGCAAATGCATGTCCGCCGCAGTTCAGCCCCGACTCGATGCGGAACTCAGAAACCCACAATCCCTTTTTTGCCAGGAACCTGGCCTGGATGCTCGCCGAGCGGAAGTCACTGACTTTCAAAGTGATCTTCTTGAAAAAACAACCGTCAGCCTTTGGAAGAAACTCCGGAAAAGATTCGAGATAGCTGTACAGTTTCGGGTTCATGCCTGCCGAAAGTACAAGAGAGGCGCGAAGGGTACTTTTAGCAAATCCGCGCAGGGCTGCCAGCGCATCGCTGAACTCTTCGCTCAGCAGCTGCCCCGACGTGCCCCGGTTCATCTTATCGACTTTTGACATGATGTTCACATCAATCGCCCCAGGCTCCATGGCCTGCCTGATCCACTTTTTTTCGGCGTCCAGCATTGCAGGCTGATGATGGATGTGCAGGGTTTTGTATCGCTGTTTCAATGGTGCATCGTCCGGCAGCAGGTTAAAGTACCGGGCGAGGTCGTTGTTTTCGCCAAATGATTGCTGCCGAAGCTCGGCAAACTGCCTGGCTACGATCACATTGAGGAGATTGAGGTAAGCCGTGATCCGCTTGCTGCGAAAATCAGTTTCAGCATTGGGAATGGACGTAAAGGCCGTGCCGCTTTGAACGGCATGAAACTTACGCATGCGCTCGATCAGTTCGTCATCGACAATGGACACCGTAGAAGAAATTCCGTAACGTGCTACTTTGAGCGGTGTATCAATGGAATAACCCAGTCCAAGGACCGGAATATGAAAGGAATGCGGTGTTTGTGCTGCGGAGGTCGGAGTTGAATTCATAGTACCGTTTGTCTTTAATCAGTGGGCAGTAAAATTCCGCCCGGGAACACTGCAAATCCATGACGATGGTCAGCTTTGAATATGAAGCTCAGCCGGATTTACCTGATTAAAGAGAAAAACGGATCAGAAAACGCATGCAAGCGCTTTTTCCAGCAGGTTCCTGGAACGGGCATTGAGCTGATATACCTTTTTTTCTTCCGGAAAAAAGATCTCGATTTCGGTAGCACCCTTCATTTTAGCAAGCTCAGTAGTGGTGACGGGGCATGAAAGTGTGAATGAACGGTTGAAAAACGTACGGTCGGAAGTAGTCGTATACAATGAAAAGTTGCCCCCCGGCGACTTGAAGCGTACCTCGGTAAACATCGGGACGTGAAAGATGAGCTCTACGATTTCATTATGGTAGGTAAAGATCTTCTCTTCTCCGGTGCGTGACAAAGAGAGGTACTCTTCATTGCCGATCAGTGGTATGGTCTGGTACCGCATTTTGCGGTTATTGGACTTGCTGATTTTCTCCATGCATTGGGCGGAACACCTGTCCGTACCGGCCAGCAGCAGGCTCATGGCCAAGGTCAGCGTCAATATTTTCATCATTGGTTTCTTATGGCGTTATTGGAAAGCTACATCATCTTCAACGATACGTAACATATCTATACCGTTTGAGTAGCTAAAAATACAAATTCTTCCTTTTTTTCGGGTTGTCAGCAATCATCCTGCAACAAACTATATCTTTAAACCGGTAACCAAAAAACGATTTCAAATGCAGATCAGCGATCTTAAAATACTATTTTTCGACATTGGCGGCGTGTTGCTGAGCAATGGATGGGGACATGAGTCACGGCAGGAAGCGGCCCGTAAGTTCGGGCTGGACTATGAGGAGATGACGGCCCTGCACAACTTCATTTTCAATGTTTACGAGGTGGGCAGCATTACCCTGGACCAGTACCTGGATACGGTGATCTTCAATCATCCGCGTGACTTTGTCCGGGAAGATTTCAAAGAGTTCATGTATGCACAGTCCGTGGAGCTGCCGGATATGCTTGCGTGGCTCAAAGAATGGAAGAACGATTGTGGTTTCAGGATCATTTCGATCAATAATGAAGGTAAAGAGCTGAATGACTACCGCGTTCAGAAATTTAAGCTGCACACCTGTTTTGATGCATTTATATCATCCTGCGAGGTGAAAATGCGCAAGCCCGATCCACGCATTTTCGAGCTTGCGATGGGCATTGCACAGGCAACGCCCAGCCAGTGCGTGTACTTCGACGATCGGATCATGTTTGCGAATATGGCAAAAACCCTGGGCTTACGGGCTTACCACCACACAAGCTTTGAGGCCACCAGGGACATCCTCGAAGGTTTGAAACAGGAAAGATTTGAGCGGCTGAGCTCGCGCCGGTAGCGAATAACTCAAATGCGAAAGCAGACCACAGTTCCCGGTTTGCTTTCGCATTAAAAAAGTCCCCGGGTCACATTCATCATGATGTTATCGTGCCTTGTGCGCTTTCAGCATGGTCGCCCGGTTGAGCTGATCGGTGGCTTGTAAGACTTTGTTTTTGAGGAAATACGGATAATCCGGACGTTCTTTCAGGAAATCGGCTGCGATGCGGGCCGCCTCGGGCGAGGAGTGGCCGGAAAAAGTAACGTTCGTCCACCGCGTAGGAAAGAAAATGTCACCGGTAAGCTGGATTTCCTGCAACAGATCCAGGGACGGGCGCAGGTACTTTTCAGCAGAACGTGCCCGCAGCGGGTGATGCAGGTAACCCAGGGCTTCCAGTACCCAAGCTTCCTTTTCCCTGTTTTCTTCCTTTTTCAGTGATTCAAAAAACGCATCCCGCACCTTTTCATCCGGGCTGAGTGCCGGCATCACAAACTGCAATTTCTGGCGGCGATCAGGATTTTGGGTTTCAGCGAGCTGTTTTTTGAGAATTGTACTGCTTTTTGCGGGTGCTTTCAGGGCAAGCTCGCAGGCCAGCGCAATCTTGTCGTCTTCGGACAGGACCAGATCTTTCACCACCAGTTTTCCACTCCATAGGCTTTCCAGTTTGCCCAATCCCTGCTCCGACCTAACCACATTCCTGAACGAACGAAAGTAAGACGATTTGATTCCTTTGTCTTTAACCTGCACCAGCAATTTCCAGAGCAGCGCCTCCACTACTGCCTGCTGCTGCTGACGGCTATGCTCATCCAGGAAATTCCACCAGGTTGTCTGGAGATTGCCCAATAAGTAGTCGATCAGCAATGGATTTTCTTCTTTGGGCAGCATCATGAGTACATTCCCGAACAGCTTCTGCGGATCAGAACCATAATTGCGCAGCGTATTTTCCCAGATATTCACCAGCATCGCGCCCCGGAAAACAGGATCGGAGGCGAGGCTGTCGCCTGCCTCGTGATAGTGCCCCGCAAAATGATCCATACTCGCAGGATCCATTTTAAAAAAGCCATACGCAAGCCCGTCTGCATTGGGATAAATAATGCCGCCGGGAAGGGTTTTGACAAGGACAGGCTGCTCCCAGATCCTGGCTGCAACCGTATCCGCAGCCTGAACAGCAGCGAAATTGCCACCTTTGTGTTCCAGCTCATACACCGGCATGCCGCCGGTTTTTACCCAAACATTACTCCATTTTCTGATCTCCTGCGAAGACTTACCATCCATAATACGCACCAGGTCGTCCCAGGTAGCATTCCCGAACTGAAATGTCTTCAAGTATTCCCGCAGCTTATCACGCATGGCATCCTCTCCGATTTTCCTTTCGAGCTGGCGCATGACTATGGGGGCTTTCAGGTAAATGATAGTCCCATAAAGTGTCCCGGCATTTTTCAGGTTATCCAGTTTTTGTAAAATCGGGTTGGTGCCGGCAGTACGGTCGACCTCGTAGGCACCGGGATAATGGGCCAGCAGAAAGCGCAGTTCGTGATTGATCTCTGGAAATGCCGGGTGTACAATCTTGGCAGCCATAAAGTTGGCAAATACCTCTTTCAGCCAGACGTCATTGAACCAGTCCATCGTAACCAGATCGCCAAACCACATATGGGCCGACTCGTGAGCGATGACACTTGCCCGTGCCATTTTCCGGTTTACGGACGCATTCTCATCCAGGAAAAGGGCGGATTCGTTGTAGAAAATTGAACCCGGATGCTCCATTCCGCCGTATTGGAATGAAGGCAGAAGCACAAAGTCAAATTTACCAAACGGATAATCGATCGCTGTGTACGCTTCGAGCCAATCCAGTGACCGGGCATGCAATTGAAATACTTCCTGGCGGTTCCGGCTTACTTTGGCGGTATCTGTCTCGCGATAGTACATGGTCATTTCGCGCCGCCCGACCGTCTGTTTTGTCTTGAAAAATTTTCCTGCGGCAAATGCAAAGAGGTACGAACTGATCGGCTTTGTCTGCCCGAACGTATAAATGCTCCTTCCTCCCTCATCCTTTTTCTCCTGCAAAACCCCGTTCGATACGGCCTCCCATGCATCCGGTGTTTTCAAGGTAAGCTGGTATACTGCTTTGAGGTTGGGCTGGTCAAAAAGCGGGAAACAGGTAGATGCACGATCGGGCACAAAGAGCGTGTACAGGTAGTCGTCGCTCCGGTTGAGGGAAAGATCACCCGCTACAAATGCAATGCTGATCTCATTCCGGCCCTTTTTCAGGTTCTTCTGGTCGATAACAATATGCTCGTTTTCAAAGGTATAAGCCACCTGCTTCCCTCCTGCCTGCACACGCAGCACGGAGGCCGAGTCAGAATTGAAGTCGAGTACCAGGGGCGAGTCCACAGACTTCATCAGAAATGAAATGTTGATCGTCCCGCGGATGCGCTCCTTTTTCTGGCCGGGAATGTCAAGGGTAATCGCATACCGTACACTGTCCAGGGTTTCCCTGCGATGCTGATTGAGCTGGAACGATACACCTTTCTCCACGCTTTGAACAGGCTGCTTTTGGCAGGATATCAGGATTGCAGTGACATAAATGAGCAGCAGGGATACGTACTTGTGCATGGAAATTCAGTTTTCTTGCAATAAAATAAGCTGGGTTCGCTGTTTGTTGTCGAGCCCGGGATTGTCATCGGTAATCAGGAGCAGCTTGCGTTTGCCCCCGGCAGTGGGCCACCAGCACATGCCTTCCAGGTTGTCGGGGGCAAATGGCAGGTTTTTGAAATCAAATGCCGGCTTAGGCTCTTTTTTCAAATGTTGCTGTGCGGCATTCACCTCCCACAGCTTTGCCTTGATCCTGTTGGTGCCGCCCGGTCCGTTGTCGAAGCATCTTTCCAGGACAAGCAGCTTGTTCTCGCCGGCAGCTACGATTTCCGAAATGCCGCCCCGCTTTTCCTTGTCGCTGTTGGGACACCCGGACCGGTCGATCACGTAGCTGAAAAGCTGCGGGGCACTGTACCCGGAGGAGTTCCTGATGAATTTCCTGAAATGAATGGTATCCTGCCCTACCTCGGTCTCTCCGGCCCAGCCTGCTTCCGGCGCTACCCACACGTTTCCGCTATCGGTCACGGCCAGCGACTCTATCCCTTTATTATCGGCTGGTAGCGGAAGCGGGGGAATCAGGTAAAC harbors:
- a CDS encoding HAD family hydrolase, with the protein product MQISDLKILFFDIGGVLLSNGWGHESRQEAARKFGLDYEEMTALHNFIFNVYEVGSITLDQYLDTVIFNHPRDFVREDFKEFMYAQSVELPDMLAWLKEWKNDCGFRIISINNEGKELNDYRVQKFKLHTCFDAFISSCEVKMRKPDPRIFELAMGIAQATPSQCVYFDDRIMFANMAKTLGLRAYHHTSFEATRDILEGLKQERFERLSSRR
- a CDS encoding M1 family metallopeptidase — translated: MHKYVSLLLIYVTAILISCQKQPVQSVEKGVSFQLNQHRRETLDSVRYAITLDIPGQKKERIRGTINISFLMKSVDSPLVLDFNSDSASVLRVQAGGKQVAYTFENEHIVIDQKNLKKGRNEISIAFVAGDLSLNRSDDYLYTLFVPDRASTCFPLFDQPNLKAVYQLTLKTPDAWEAVSNGVLQEKKDEGGRSIYTFGQTKPISSYLFAFAAGKFFKTKQTVGRREMTMYYRETDTAKVSRNRQEVFQLHARSLDWLEAYTAIDYPFGKFDFVLLPSFQYGGMEHPGSIFYNESALFLDENASVNRKMARASVIAHESAHMWFGDLVTMDWFNDVWLKEVFANFMAAKIVHPAFPEINHELRFLLAHYPGAYEVDRTAGTNPILQKLDNLKNAGTLYGTIIYLKAPIVMRQLERKIGEDAMRDKLREYLKTFQFGNATWDDLVRIMDGKSSQEIRKWSNVWVKTGGMPVYELEHKGGNFAAVQAADTVAARIWEQPVLVKTLPGGIIYPNADGLAYGFFKMDPASMDHFAGHYHEAGDSLASDPVFRGAMLVNIWENTLRNYGSDPQKLFGNVLMMLPKEENPLLIDYLLGNLQTTWWNFLDEHSRQQQQAVVEALLWKLLVQVKDKGIKSSYFRSFRNVVRSEQGLGKLESLWSGKLVVKDLVLSEDDKIALACELALKAPAKSSTILKKQLAETQNPDRRQKLQFVMPALSPDEKVRDAFFESLKKEENREKEAWVLEALGYLHHPLRARSAEKYLRPSLDLLQEIQLTGDIFFPTRWTNVTFSGHSSPEAARIAADFLKERPDYPYFLKNKVLQATDQLNRATMLKAHKAR
- a CDS encoding esterase-like activity of phytase family protein encodes the protein MKVARLIILLLFPICFADCQSLRFSFADSALLPLKPTGELHGISAIEYVAANQQWHLASDRGAYFIFDSITGIRDFKVRLPLAKKRHTGLWYEALRYDPVSGNFLYAVENEYKPGEETNDTTTYVAYYEPFPPLQVNPVYLIPPLPLPADNKGIESLAVTDSGNVWVAPEAGWAGETEVGQDTIHFRKFIRNSSGYSAPQLFSYVIDRSGCPNSDKEKRGGISEIVAAGENKLLVLERCFDNGPGGTNRIKAKLWEVNAAQQHLKKEPKPAFDFKNLPFAPDNLEGMCWWPTAGGKRKLLLITDDNPGLDNKQRTQLILLQEN